The following proteins are encoded in a genomic region of Sparus aurata chromosome 11, fSpaAur1.1, whole genome shotgun sequence:
- the LOC115591584 gene encoding retinal Mueller cells isomerohydrolase-like — protein MVSCVEHPAGGYRKMFETVEELNEPIPAQITGVIPSWLGGSLLRMGPGLFEVGAEPFHHLFDGQAMLHKFDLKDSRVTYYRKFIRTDAYVRAMTENRVVITEFGTAAYPDPCKNIFSRFFTYFRGIEVTDNCIVNIYPIGEDFYAVTETNFITKVDPDSLETLKKVDLCKYLSVNGVTAHPHIDTDGTVYNIGNCFGKNMSLAYNVIKIPPAQKDKSDPIEKSQVVVQFPSSERLKPSYVHSFGMTDNYFVFVEQPVKINLLKFLSGWSIRGATYMDCFESNETMGTLFHLATKDSESYLSSHKFRTSAFNIFHHINTYEDEGFIVVDLCTWKGHDFVYNYLYLANMREDWDELKKAAMRAPQPEVRRYVLPLDMHREDQGKNLVSLSYTTATAVLHTDGTIWLEPEVLFSAPRQAFEFPQINYSLCRGKKYSFAYGLGLNHFIPDKIVKLNVQTKQTWVWQEEECYPSEPLFVQTPGATEEDDGVLLSIVVRPGAERPSFLLVLDAMKLTELARAEVNTIIPLTLHGMYKP, from the exons ATGGTCAGCTG CGTGGAGCATCCTGCCGGGGGCTACAGGAAGATGTTTGAGACGGTGGAGGAGCTGAACGAACCGATACCTGCTCAGATAACTG gTGTGATACCGTCCTGGCTGGGCGGCAGCCTCCTCAGGATGGGTCCAGGTCTTTTCGAGGTGGGAGCTGAGCCTTTCCACCACCTGTTTGATGGGCAGGCTATGTTGCACAAGTTTGACCTGAAGGACAGTCGGGTGACCTACTACAGGAA GTTCATTAGGACGGATGCATACGTTCGTGCCatgacagagaacagagtgGTCATCACTGAGTTTGGAACAGCAGCCTACCCAGACCCCTGCAAAAACATCTTCTCCAG GTTCTTTACCTACTTCAGAGGGATTGAGGTGACTGATAACTGCATAGTGAACATCTATCCAATCGGCGAAGACTTCTACGCTGTCACAGAGACCAATTTCATCACTAAGGTTGATCCTGATTCACTGGAGACTTTGAAGAAG GTGGACCTGTGTAAGTACCTCTCAGTGAATGGGGTGACAGCCCACCCCCACATTGACACGGATGGTACAGTCTATAACATCGGCAACTGCTTTGGCAAAAACATGAGTCTGGCTTATAATGTCATCAAGATCCCACCTGCTCAGAAAG aCAAGTCAGATCCCATCGAGAAATCGCAGGTTGTAGTTCAATTCCCCAGCAGTGAGAGGTTAAAACCCTCCTACGTCCACAG TTTCGGTATGACCgataattattttgtgtttgtggagcaGCCGGTGAAGATCAATCTGCTGAAGTTCCTGTCGGGTTGGAGCATCAGAGGAGCCACATACATGGACTGCTTTGAATCCAATGAGACTATGGGG ACATTGTTCCACCTGGCCACTAAGGACTCAGAAAGTTATCTGAGCAGCCACAAGTTCAGAACGTCAGCTTTCAACATCTTTCACCACATCAACACCTATGAGGATGAGGGCTTCATCGTTGTAGACCTCTGCACCTGGAAAGG GCATGACTTTGTGTATAACTACCTGTACCTCGCCAACATGAGGGAGGACTGGGACGAATTGAAGAAAGCGGCGATGAGAGCTCCTCAGCCCGAGGTCAGGCGATACGTCCTGCCGCTGGATATGCACAGG GAGGATCAGGGAAAGAACCTGGTGTCACTGTCCTACACTACAGCAACTGCTGTTCTCCACACTGATGGCACCATTTGGCTGGAACCTGAAGTCCTCTTTTCTGCACCCAGAcagg cctTTGAGTTTCCACAGATTAACTACTCTCTGTGTCGTGGAAAGAAGTATTCCTTTGCCTACGGCCTCGGACTCAACCACTTCATCCCCGATAAG ATTGTCAAGCTGAACGTGCAGACCAAACAGACCTGGGTGTGGCAGGAGGAAGAGTGCTACCCATCAGAGCCGCTGTTCGTCCAAACACctggagccacagaggaggacgaTG GTGTGCTGCTGAGTATCGTGGTGAGGCCGGGCGCAGAGAGACCAAGCTTCCTGCTGGTGCTGGATGCCATGAAACTGACGGAGCTGGCCCGGGCAGAAGTCAACACCATCATCCCACTGACCCTCCACGGCATGTACAAACCATGA
- the LOC115590760 gene encoding DEP domain-containing protein 1A-like — MNMSSHVITPGPYRATKLWNEVTRLFRAGMPLRKHRQNFRHYASCFTASAAIDWLHQMLLSNSNFGPDVTRQQTVQLLKKFLKNHVIEDVKGRFGREDLEDNNTLYRFPSTSPLKPIPCPAPASAPGSIKKRPSFRDKEGFFKFRSFKKQERETQENEDPALQAEGENQPIGEQQGQRRVMTVEDEQEIWRDITLTHLQRILGCASLDEVLDQRHVNPQNIIHNMTKVNKHGVVTLDDKTNDLPHWVLSAMKSLANWPKYDNAQPSYPGFERDVFKTVSDYFYSLLQPLLTYELYELFINVLVFCGYVAAPTTHQRGKRKKSDLPSAPPPAKASFRSTECLLLSLIRQGTCDETESPMREVLGGKLQSRLAALKGGMTSEGDGQLGGSCMNLSTAGSMRPQTRSCSLETMLDDSAPLTRQQLFLSNDSLASYSNRSQDDGPAIAALHSRTDFPSASKAIPITYGNAQGGTTRNRLSVASAAGLSVTRRSHSLRPRSVGSCLDIVMETKEEDVKETKWRGRAASCLNVNTPAEPHHSSASRPPSWSSRHPPSSSYHPFLSSSHAMAKVQGSHATTAFSGPRPASSTSTLWTLPPPAVVRRCLSSLDVSKQSRPASLFKAPVCVPTSSSKPPQSQPEHSLLQPQCERVAIEALQLCTLLLPPASRRKLQLLMRMMSRISQNVDMPRLHPAIGTRTLMVHTFSGCVLGSAVECDLDELLATRLVSFLMDHHQSILSVPEYLLNAINDHIQYLRRVQVPLDGVSNVDGSEPVCVPMPIYAFCHQISGAEFEQQKLEASQKAMEELLEMLLTDKHISEKDRRKKLKQFQKQYPDIYSRRFPSSHSESNKPKIKPPLLNIKKTKAFSIRN; from the exons ATGAATATGAGTTCTCATGTTATCACTCCTGGACCCTACCGAGCCACAAAACTG TGGAATGAGGTGACTCGCTTGTTTCGGGCTGGTATGCCCCTCAGGAAACACCGGCAGAACTTCCGGCACTATGCCTCCTGTTTCACAGCCTCTGCCGCTATAGATTGGCTTCACCAGATGCTCCTCAGCAACAGCAATTTTGGCCCCGACGTCACTAGGCAGCAGACGGTTCAGCTCCTGAAGAAGTTTCTGAAGAACCATGTGATCGAGGACGTGAAGGGTCGCTTCGGCAGGGAGGATCTGGAGGACAACAACACGCTGTACAG ATTCCCCTCCACTTCTCCTCTTAAGCCCATTCCTTGTCCAGCTCCAGCCTCGGCCCCTGGTTCCATTAAGAAAAGGCCTTCATTCAGGGACAAAGAAGGTTTCTTCAAGTTTAGAAGTTTCAAGAAGCAGGAGAGGGAGACGCAG GAAAATGAAGATCCTGCCCTCcaagcagagggagagaatCAGCCAATCGGAGAGCAACAGGGGCAGCGGCGAGTGATGACCGTGGAGGATGAACAGGAGATCTGGAGAGATATCACCCTGACcca cCTGCAGAGGATTCTGGGTTGTGCATCTCTTGATGAAGTTTTAGACCAACGACATGTGAACCCCCAGAACATCATCCATAATATGACCAAAGTCAACAAGCACGGAGTGGTCACGCTGGACGACAAGACAA ATGACCTTCCACACTGGGTTTTATCTGCCATGAAGAGCCTGGCCAACT GGCCGAAGTACGACAACGCACAGCCGTCCTATCCCGGCTTTGAGAGAGATGTCTTCAAAACAGTGTCTGATTACTTCTACAGCCTTCTGCAGCCACTGCTCACATACGAACTCTATGAACTATTTATCAACGTCCTTG tgttttgtgggtACGTTGCAGCGCCCACCACACACCAACGTGGGAAACGCAAGAAGTCTGACCTCCCATCAGCTCCCCCTCCAGCCAAGGCATCTTTCCGCTCCACAGAGTGTCTCCTCCTGTCGCTAATCAGACAGGGGACATGCGATGAGACGGAGTCGCCGATGAGAGAGGTGCTTGGCGGGAAGCTTCAGTCGCGGCTGGCGGCGCTGAAAGGAGGCATGACCAGTGAAGGCGATGGTCAGTTAGGGGGCAGCTGCATGAACCTGAGCACAGCTGGTTCGATGAGGCCTCAAACCAGGAGTTGCTCACTGGAAACTATGTTAGACGACTCCGCCCCTCTCACCCGGCAGCAGCTGTTCCTGTCCAATGACAGCCTGGCATCCTATAGCAACAGGAGCCAAGATGACGGCCCTGCCATCGCAGCCCTCCACAGTCGTACAGACTTTCCGTCTGCATCCAAAGCAATCCCCATTACGTATGGAAATGCTCAAGGAGGTACAACCAGAAATAGGCTGTCTGTAGCTTCTGCAGCGGGACTGTCAGTCACACGGAGGTCACACTCCTTGCGGCCACGCAGCGTAGGCAGCTGTCTGGACATTGTCATGGAAACCAAGGAGGAGGATGTCAAGGAGACCAAGTGGCGGGGCCGGGCAGCCAGCTGTCTTAACGTGAACACTCCTGCAGAGCCGCATCACTCCTCAGCTTCACGTCCTCCCTCATGGTCCTCCCGTCaccccccctcttcctcctatcatccttttctctcctcttcacaCGCTATGGCTAAAGTACAAGGGTCTCATGCTACTACAGCATTCAGCGGGCCCAGACCCGCCTCCAGTACCTCCACTCTTTGGACgcttcctccacctgctgttgTACGACGCTGCCTCAGCTCTCTGGATGTGTCAAAGCAGTCTCGACCCGCTTCACTGTTCAAAGCGCCTGTCTGTGTGCCCACCAGCAGCTCCAAGCCCCCACAATCCCAACCTGAGCACA gcCTCCTGCAGCCTCAGTGTGAGCGCGTCGCCATCGAGGCCCTGCAGCTTtgcaccctcctcctcccccccgccTCCCGCAGAAAGTTGCAGCTCCTCATGAGGATGATGTCACGCATCAGCCAGAACGTGGACATGCCCCGCCTCCACCCCGCCATCGGCACCCGGACACTG ATGGTTCACACGTTTTCAGGCTGCGTCCTGGGCAGCGCTGTGGAGTGTGATCTGGACGAGCTGTTGGCTACCAGACTGGTGTCATTTCTAATGGACCATCACCAAAGCATCCTGTCAGTCCCGGAGTACCTGCTCAATGCTATCAATGACCATATACAGTACCTGCGCAGAGTACAG GTTCCCCTCGATGGTGTTTCTAATGTTGATGGCAGCGAGCCGGTTTGCGTTCCAATGCCCATCTACGCGTTCTGCCATCAGATTAGCGGTGCAGAGTTTGAACAGCAAAAGCTGGAAGCTTCCCAGAAGGCgatggaggagctgctggagatgctgctgacagacaaacacataaGTGAGAAGGACAGAcgcaagaaactgaaacag TTTCAGAAGCAGTACCCAGACATCTACAGCCGTCGGTTCCCCTCCTCACACAGCGAAAGCAACAAACCAAAGATTAAACCTCCCCTCCTCAACATCAAGAAGACCAAAGCTTTCAGCATCAGGAACTAA